In the genome of Campylobacteraceae bacterium, one region contains:
- a CDS encoding efflux RND transporter permease subunit — protein sequence MDFSRYFIKNRIFAYVLTVVILAFGALSYEKLGKLEDPPFTIKDALIITSYPGASAKEVEEEVTNKLEEAIQRLGQLDKLVSKSSTGMSIITVSIKDNYDKNTLPQVWDELRRKVDSVQNSLPPSVYPSIVKDDYGDVYGMFLSITGNEYSYKELKDYAKILKKELILVKDVGKVDLFATQDEVIYIELNRDRLAKLGISKDLIIAQLQNKNIISDAGSVNIGNEFIKIRPKTTVDSVKDFENIMIRGSNSNAQIFLKDIASIKRDYKNPSSAYLSYDGKKAIAIGISTRVGGNVLNMGEALNKRLEELKYLMPLGMEIGMISDQAKSVDISINDFIMNLIAAVVIVVAVLLLFMGLRSGLIIGFVLILTILGSFIFMLALGISLERISLGALIIALGMLVDNAIVIIDGMLIKIAKGDGKEYAAAEVVKQTSTPLLAATIIAIMAFGAIGTLDNATGEFCRSLFQVVMISLAFSWVTAVTVTPLLGVQFLKSNKNKETKDPFDTKFYNMYARFLKICINKRWLVILGVIVLFVFSLSNFKHVKKSFFPDSTRPQVMIDFWMPQGTRIENTANILKNIQKKIIQIQGVTHTTTIVGKGALRFILTYAPQKENSAYAQMLIDIDDFKNLDRTISDIDILVKKDFPSIKAFGRKFVLGPGSGGKVQVKIFGKDENKIREYESEILKVFEKNALTKGLRTDWRERVKVIRPVVLDQVATLNGISSKDISDAIKDNFEGRTVGVYREKDSLIPIVLRAQDRIRNDVSSLNNIQIFSPAKGENIPLRQVISHFETLSEDDIIYRYNRKKALTIHADVHSGVANDLLNAVKPQIDKIKFEEGYWIEWHGEFRDTKKSQGPIIASLPLFVLLMILIKIALFNSLKKPLIIWLIIPFALIGVVWGLLITDKAFGFMSLLGFLSLSGMLIKNAIVLIDEITILNEHQEKPILDSILEAGLSRLRPVAMAALTTALGMIPLIFDAFFGSMAVAIVFGLMVATVLIVILVPVLYAIFFKAGKYEL from the coding sequence ATGGATTTTTCAAGATATTTTATAAAAAACAGAATTTTTGCTTATGTTCTTACTGTAGTCATTTTGGCATTTGGTGCACTTTCTTATGAAAAACTAGGAAAATTAGAAGATCCTCCTTTTACTATTAAAGATGCGTTAATCATTACATCTTATCCAGGAGCAAGTGCAAAAGAAGTGGAAGAAGAAGTTACGAATAAATTAGAAGAAGCTATTCAGCGCTTGGGGCAATTAGATAAACTCGTATCTAAATCTTCTACAGGAATGTCAATCATTACGGTTTCAATTAAAGACAATTATGACAAAAATACCCTGCCCCAAGTTTGGGATGAACTAAGAAGAAAAGTAGATTCTGTTCAAAATTCTTTGCCTCCTTCTGTTTATCCTTCAATAGTTAAAGATGATTATGGTGATGTTTATGGAATGTTTTTAAGTATCACTGGAAATGAATATTCCTATAAAGAACTAAAAGATTATGCCAAAATCTTAAAAAAAGAACTTATTTTAGTAAAAGATGTTGGAAAGGTCGATCTTTTTGCAACACAAGATGAAGTTATTTATATTGAACTTAACCGTGATCGATTAGCAAAACTTGGTATTTCCAAAGATTTGATTATTGCCCAATTACAAAATAAAAATATAATCTCAGATGCAGGTTCTGTTAATATTGGCAATGAATTTATTAAAATAAGACCTAAAACAACAGTAGATTCAGTCAAAGATTTTGAAAATATAATGATCAGAGGTTCAAACTCTAACGCACAAATCTTTTTAAAAGACATAGCAAGTATTAAAAGAGATTACAAAAATCCTTCATCTGCTTATTTATCTTATGATGGGAAAAAAGCAATAGCTATTGGTATATCTACAAGAGTGGGTGGTAATGTATTAAATATGGGAGAAGCACTCAATAAGAGATTAGAGGAACTCAAATATCTTATGCCCTTAGGTATGGAAATTGGTATGATCTCGGATCAAGCAAAAAGTGTTGATATTTCTATTAATGATTTTATTATGAACTTAATAGCTGCTGTTGTAATTGTTGTAGCTGTATTACTTCTATTTATGGGGCTTAGATCTGGGTTAATTATTGGTTTTGTTTTAATACTTACTATTCTTGGTTCTTTTATTTTCATGCTAGCTTTAGGCATATCCTTAGAGCGAATTTCTTTAGGGGCATTGATTATAGCCCTTGGAATGCTTGTAGATAATGCCATAGTAATAATTGATGGAATGCTTATTAAAATAGCAAAAGGAGATGGAAAAGAATACGCAGCAGCAGAAGTAGTCAAACAAACATCCACTCCCCTTCTTGCAGCTACTATTATTGCAATAATGGCTTTTGGAGCTATTGGAACATTGGATAATGCTACGGGTGAGTTTTGTCGATCCTTATTCCAAGTTGTTATGATTTCTCTTGCGTTTTCTTGGGTAACTGCTGTTACTGTTACTCCTTTATTAGGAGTGCAATTTTTAAAAAGCAATAAAAACAAAGAAACAAAAGATCCTTTTGATACAAAATTTTACAATATGTATGCACGTTTTTTAAAAATATGTATTAATAAACGCTGGTTAGTAATTCTAGGTGTTATTGTTTTATTTGTTTTTTCTTTAAGTAATTTTAAACATGTTAAAAAAAGCTTTTTCCCAGATTCCACAAGACCTCAAGTGATGATTGATTTTTGGATGCCTCAAGGTACTAGAATTGAAAATACTGCCAATATTTTAAAAAATATCCAAAAAAAGATTATACAGATTCAAGGAGTTACGCATACTACAACAATAGTAGGAAAAGGAGCGCTTAGGTTTATATTAACCTATGCACCCCAAAAAGAGAATTCTGCTTATGCTCAAATGTTAATTGATATTGATGATTTTAAAAATCTTGATAGAACTATTAGTGATATAGACATTTTAGTAAAAAAAGACTTCCCAAGCATTAAAGCTTTTGGTAGGAAATTTGTACTTGGACCTGGTTCAGGGGGGAAAGTACAGGTAAAAATATTTGGAAAAGATGAAAATAAAATAAGAGAATATGAAAGTGAGATTTTAAAAGTATTTGAAAAAAATGCTTTAACAAAAGGTCTTAGAACAGATTGGCGTGAGCGAGTTAAAGTAATAAGGCCTGTTGTTTTAGATCAAGTTGCAACACTTAATGGTATTTCATCTAAAGATATAAGCGATGCCATAAAAGATAATTTTGAAGGAAGAACAGTCGGTGTTTATAGAGAGAAGGACAGTCTTATTCCCATTGTATTAAGAGCACAAGATAGAATAAGAAATGATGTAAGTTCTTTGAACAATATTCAGATATTCTCACCTGCTAAGGGAGAAAATATTCCTTTAAGACAAGTGATAAGTCATTTTGAAACCTTAAGTGAAGATGATATTATTTACAGATATAACAGGAAAAAAGCCTTAACTATTCATGCAGATGTACACAGTGGTGTTGCAAATGATTTATTAAATGCAGTAAAACCCCAAATTGATAAAATTAAATTTGAAGAGGGATATTGGATTGAATGGCATGGAGAATTTAGAGATACAAAAAAATCGCAAGGTCCCATTATAGCTTCCTTGCCCTTATTTGTACTTTTAATGATTCTTATTAAAATTGCTTTATTTAACTCACTTAAAAAACCACTTATTATTTGGTTGATTATTCCTTTTGCTTTAATTGGAGTGGTATGGGGTTTACTAATTACTGATAAAGCTTTTGGTTTTATGTCTTTACTTGGTTTCTTATCTCTATCAGGAATGTTGATTAAAAATGCAATAGTTCTTATTGATGAAATTACTATTTTAAATGAACATCAAGAAAAACCCATTTTAGATTCTATTTTAGAAGCAGGATTATCAAGATTAAGACCTGTCGCAATGGCAGCTTTAACTACTGCTTTAGGAATGATACCTTTAATATTTGATGCTTTTTTTGGATCAATGGCTGTAGCTATTGTATTTGGACTCATGGTTGCAACGGTATTAATTGTAATTTTAGTTCCAGTTTTATATGCAATATTTTTTAAAGCAGGTAAATATGAGCTTTAA
- a CDS encoding efflux RND transporter periplasmic adaptor subunit yields MKKTILLTAVLTLLFVACSKKDDNKVEKELIRPVKILVVKNIENQKKYLEYPGVVYPSLNTIMAFEVSGSIKKFNVKVGDYINKGDVLAILDKRNFISNVKASKTALNTAFKDLKRAQILITSGAISQRDFDNAKQRYENAKSKHEIKEKALEDTELIAEFSGVIAKKMVNDFARISQKEGILLLQNNSKLEVKIDIPEKDIIKSKGDLKNVNKIINAQITITALKNKHFPALIKEISTSADYTTRTFEVTLLMENPKEETVLPGMSATVRLTRKIQTNDIYIPSHYVKSNEEKKFYVWTLNKENKAIKTFIEVGEFNADKLHIKKGLNKDSKLIITGLSYLHNNMKVRELE; encoded by the coding sequence ATGAAAAAAACAATACTCTTAACAGCAGTACTAACTCTTTTATTTGTTGCATGTTCAAAAAAGGATGACAATAAAGTTGAAAAAGAACTCATTCGTCCTGTCAAAATTTTAGTGGTAAAAAACATAGAGAATCAAAAAAAATATCTCGAGTATCCTGGTGTTGTTTATCCTTCTTTAAATACTATTATGGCTTTTGAAGTATCTGGTAGTATTAAAAAGTTCAATGTTAAAGTAGGAGATTATATTAACAAGGGTGATGTACTTGCCATTTTGGATAAAAGAAATTTCATTTCCAATGTCAAAGCATCTAAAACAGCTCTCAATACAGCTTTTAAAGATTTAAAGCGTGCACAAATACTTATTACATCAGGTGCCATTTCACAAAGAGATTTTGACAATGCAAAACAACGATATGAAAACGCTAAATCCAAGCATGAAATCAAAGAAAAAGCCTTAGAAGATACAGAATTAATAGCTGAATTTTCAGGTGTCATTGCAAAAAAAATGGTAAATGATTTTGCAAGAATATCACAAAAAGAAGGAATTCTACTTCTTCAAAACAATTCAAAACTTGAAGTAAAAATAGATATACCAGAAAAAGATATTATTAAAAGTAAGGGTGATTTAAAAAATGTTAATAAAATAATCAATGCCCAAATCACTATAACTGCATTAAAAAATAAACATTTTCCTGCCCTTATTAAAGAGATATCAACCTCAGCAGATTATACCACCAGAACCTTTGAAGTTACTCTTTTAATGGAGAACCCAAAAGAAGAAACAGTTTTACCAGGTATGAGTGCTACTGTAAGATTAACAAGAAAAATACAAACAAATGATATTTATATCCCCTCCCATTATGTAAAATCAAATGAAGAAAAAAAGTTTTATGTGTGGACATTAAATAAAGAAAACAAAGCAATTAAAACCTTTATTGAAGTGGGAGAATTTAATGCTGATAAATTGCATATTAAAAAAGGTCTAAATAAGGACAGTAAACTGATTATTACAGGTTTATCTTATTTACATAATAATATGAAAGTAAGAGAATTAGAATAA